GCTCGCACATTGGTTCGAGCTGGCGTTCATCTTCGCTGTGATGACCTTGTTCTACAACGATGATGATGTGGTCCTCTCTATCGCAATAAAGGTCGCCATTGTTCTTGCCTTTGTGTTCTTTGCAATTTTGATAGACAACTCCTCAGCAAGGCTCACCAGGTGGGATATGATCAAGCTTACATTGCTCATCGGGATCGGTCTTGTCTCTGTCAACATGGCCGCTATTTGGTTGCACACCGAGGGGGTCTTCTGATGAGAAGGGATGCTGCGACAAGATCTCCTTGGATACTCCATTTTGATACTGGGTCGTGCAACGGTTGCGACCTCGAGGTCTGGGCCCTTTTGACGCCCCGTTACGATGTCGAGAGGTTTGGAATGGTCAATAAGGCGAACCCGAAGCATGCGGACATATTGTTGATCACTGGCCCGGTGACCAGGAAGGCCGAGGAAAGGTTGGTCAACCTTTATAATCAGACGCCGGAGCCCAAGCTCGTCATCGCATGCGGCGACTGCGCTTCAAATGGTGTGCCATTCTTCGACTGTTACAACGTCTGCGGTGGAGTGGACAAGGTGATACCGGTCGACATGTACGTCCCAGGATGCAGCTGCAGGCCTGAGGCGATCATGGACGCTGTGGTCAAAGGGATAGAGCTATGGAAAAGAAAGGCCCAGGAGGAGAGGTCATGAGCGCCGCAGAGATCGATGTCAGAAAAAAGCTTGAAAAGATGATGTTGAAGGCGCCCAGGCCTAGGCTGGTGGACATCATGGCCGCCGACAGAAGGGACGGCACCTATGACCTCATCTATGTCTTCCAACACGAGGGGTCCTTGGTCGACCTGAGATATGTGGTGACCGAGGACGAGGAGATCAGCTCGATATCGGACCTATATTCCGGGGCCCTGTGCATGGAAAGGGAGATAATCGACATGTTCGGCCTGAAGTTCAAAGGCGTTGAGGGAGGTTTCCTGCTGGACAAGAACAGCCCTAAGAATCCATTGAGGCTCCCCAGAAAAGAGGTGGAAAAGGATGCCTAGAAGCTCGGTCATACCGTTCGGGCCACAACATTCGGCCTTCTTGGAACCACTCCATCTTCGATTGGACATCGAGGAGGAGGTGGTGGTCGGGGCTGAGATCTCATACGGTTATAACCACAGAGGGATGGAACATGCTCTGGCCCAGGATTTCAGGCGTTCGCAGTTCTTATGCGAAAGAGTGTGTGGGATATGCTCATTCCACCACTCCTCGGCATATGTCCAGGCGATGGAGCGCCTTTATGGCATCG
This genomic window from Methanomassiliicoccales archaeon contains:
- the nuoB gene encoding NADH-quinone oxidoreductase subunit NuoB, producing the protein MRRDAATRSPWILHFDTGSCNGCDLEVWALLTPRYDVERFGMVNKANPKHADILLITGPVTRKAEERLVNLYNQTPEPKLVIACGDCASNGVPFFDCYNVCGGVDKVIPVDMYVPGCSCRPEAIMDAVVKGIELWKRKAQEERS
- a CDS encoding NADH-quinone oxidoreductase subunit C, which translates into the protein MEKKGPGGEVMSAAEIDVRKKLEKMMLKAPRPRLVDIMAADRRDGTYDLIYVFQHEGSLVDLRYVVTEDEEISSISDLYSGALCMEREIIDMFGLKFKGVEGGFLLDKNSPKNPLRLPRKEVEKDA